The genomic interval GCGTGTGATAGGACTGTTCGTCGATTTTTTTTCCTGAGAACAAGGCCTGCAACTCCTCACGTTTCTGCGCTGCCTTCTCGAGTCCGCCCTTGTCTGCGAACATAAAGAACGCGTCAAAAGCAGGGAGGGGATTCGGCACCTTGCCTTGTTCGTACACGGCCCAGGTATAACGCTTTTCGGGAACGGGCTTGAGGCCCGCGCTCAATTTATCGGCGCGCATGCTGTTCATGCGATATACGGCTCCTTCCACGTCCTTCTGCGCGACCACGGCATTCTCGGCATCGCGTATGATGATCGTGTAGGTCCGTGTTTTCCCGGATGCGGAGGAGTCGGTATCGAACCAGCAAAACAGCGGATTCGGATCCGAAAGTACGAGACGCGGCGACACGGCGACGGGCATGGCGTCGCCGCGAATTCCGGATGCGATGGAGAGCTGCGACAGCGCATCTTTGCCCTGCTGGCGTGCGATGCCTCCGCCGGGCACGGCCACCGTTTCATCACGCGTGACACCGCGGGTGCCGCCCGCATCGGCCAGCTTGCTTGCGGATGCGGTGGCGCCCACTGTCAGTTGCTCACCGGCCTGCACTTCGAGAAAATCTCCGGCCATAAAAACAATTGAAGTAGTTCCAGTACGGACGGTCAGCACGTCGCCGGGACGCAATTCCGCGCCCACGGACGCATCCGTCACCGCGCCTCCGGCAGGGGCTTTAATGTCGGACTTTCCGCCGTTGCTTGTGACCAGCGCGACGGGCTGCTCCTGCGCAGTGGCCCGCACAGCGGTGATCAGGAAAACAGTCAGTAGTAGTATGAATCGCATGTCAATGTCCTTCTTCGTGTAATGACACCCTTCTCTCTCTCTCTCTTCACTCTTCACTTTCCACCTTCCACTTTCAACCTTCCACCTTCCACTTTCCACATTCCACATTCCACCTACCTGACTCGCGCCACGTTGAAATTTGCGAACTCCTCGAGCCGTGGAATCATCGGCGTCTGCGCACCGCGGGTGAGTTCCTTCACCGTTGTTGTGACGTAGAGCTGCAGTTCGCTCCAGTCGATGATATTGTTCTTTGTGAAATCAGCATTGCCGCTGAGTCCGTCGATCAGGGCTTTGGTGAACGCGCCATGGCCCCACTCGCGGTTCTCGAACGAGTACTCGTTACCGGAGCTTGATGCAAGGATGATGCCGACTTTGTTTGCAAGGGCTCCCGCGACCTTGTCGTTCGACGCGCCCGATGAGACTTCGCCCGAATGGCAGGCGTCGAGCAGCATCACCACACGGCCTGCGCGCAGTCGCATAATCTGCCGTGCCACATCCTCCCATGACAGACCGTCCCGCGCGACGGTTTTACGCGCGGCGCCGGCGGTCACAAAGAAGTACTCGGTCCCGCCCTTTGTATTGCGCGCGCGAACGCCGTGCCCGCTGAAAAACAGCACCAGCATGTCGTTTGATCGCATCGGCGGGAATTGGGCGATGGCATCCAGCACGCCCTTCCGCGAGGCATCCTTGTTCAGGAGCACCTTGCTGTAGACACGCGTGTATTCCTTGCCCTCCTGCGCGGCGAGTTTTTGGGCGAACATGTTGGCGTCGAGCGCCGCGTACGTCAGATCGGGGAAGGCGCCGCCGTACTGGTCCACCCCCACGCTCAATACAAAGAGATTGGCGCGCTGCTGGTCGGCGGTCTCGACCTTGATCACTGCCTGTGCCGGTTTACTGTGTACGCGGGCCGCGTTGTATGCGACCGCCTCGATCACGTTGATGCCGGGCAGCACCTCGAGGCGCACGCGGCGGACGAGTTCTGTCTCGCTCCGCGTGAGTGTTTCGGAGGACACGAGATTTTCATCCGCAACGGGACGGCCGTTGAGACGCAGTTGCGCGGATTCAATTTTTTTCTTGTCCCGCGCGCGGAACTCCACAACGATTTCCATTTTCTCGCTGCCGAAGGCAAAGAGCTGCTGATGCCGTGGTGACAGCAATTCAAGCGTGGGCGGATCGATCACGCGCGCAAGCCGCGCCTCGGGCGCGTAGGTGCCGGCCAGCGCATCCTCTATTACCGAAGGCTTTTTGTAGAGCGCCTCGTAGCGCTCGAGGGGGAAAAGCTCTTCTCCGCGCCGCCATTGCACATACCGGTCGCCGAACACCGAGCAGTCGTAGTACCCGTCCGGCGTGAAGCTCAGCCATTGTCCGTCGCTGAATCCCACCATGCTCACGAGCTGCGCGGCATCCTTCACCCGCCAGGTTTTCACCGCGCCGTCAATATGTGCGGTGGTGAGGCGTTCGCCCTTTTTGGGTTCGAACACCGACGCCATTGCGCCATACGACTCGGGCACCGCGCGTACACGCAGCGACTTCTGCCAGTCCCATACTTCGACGAGTCCGTCCATCATGCTCACCGCAACGGTCTTGCCGCTCCGGTCGAAGGACAGATGATGCGGAAAACCGATGCCCGTTTCAAAATACTGCATAGGCGCGCGTTTGCGCACGTCCCAGGCGCGGACGATGCGGTCACGTCCTCCGCTCAGCAGCGTGGTGTTGTCGGGTGTGAATTCCACACATCGCGCGAAGCGACTGTGCCTGCCGAGCAGCGCCACCGCCGCACCCGACTGCGCATTCCACAGGCGTACGGTGCCATCCTGCCCGGCGGACGCGAGCAGTGCCCCGTCGCGCGATACGGCAATGCCTGTCACCCACACCGATCCCGCTGCGGACGCGAAACGCCTCCGGCCATCAGTGTCGTAGACCGCGATGCTGTCGTTTCTGCCTGACACCGCTATGCCTCGCCCATCGGGCATAAAACACAGGTCGGTGACATAGGAATACCCCGCATGGAATTCGACGCGCCTGTTTCCCGAGACGGCGTCGTACACGGTGATACGACCGTTCATGTCGCCAACGGCAAGAACCGATCCGTCCGTACTGAGCGCGAGCGCAGTGTTCAGTGTCGCGCGCTCGGCGCGCATCGTCCGCAAGCATTCGCCGTTGACCGTGCTCCACATTTTCACCGTGGAATCGCGGCCGCAGGAGTAAATCACTTTCCCGTCGGGGCTCATGGCCACATCCCACACGGCGCCCGATTTCCCTTCTTCGAGGTACATCGAAACACGGTCGTCCTGCGCCGCTGAGAAGGTTGACAGCAATACAAAAAGGCCGATAATTCGCAAGAATCGTCTCATGTGCTCAAGTCGCTGATGGTAGAACAACAATGTAGCGATTCGACCCGTGTTTCGGAAGGCACTACTTGGCCTTCCACATCAGCCCGCCCTTGCGGTCATAGAGTTCAAGATGGGATTCCCCGGCGCCGTCCACTCCGAGACTCACACGCACCTGTCCCGCACGATCGAAGATCGTGAGATAGGGTTCACCGTTGTCCTTTCTGTAGCCGATGTTGATGTGCGGCTGTGTGGCGATTTTTGTGGTGACTGTGACGTTGTCCTGCGATGTGGACTTTTCCGCGGTGGATGTTCCGATGAAGAATCCTCCGAGTCCGGTCTGGGGATCCGTGAGCATCGCGCCTTTCAGTGTACCGTTCTGGTCCTTGAGCAGAAAGCGCCCTTCGTAGGTCTGCTGTTCGTATGCGCTCATCCAGCCGACGAGCATCAGCGCGACGACACACAGCAGCGCCGCAGCCCCGCCACGCTTGATCCGGCGGTTCTGGCGTTCCAGCGTCTCGACGCGACGCAGAAGAATATCAACGTGTACGAGTTCCGGCGACATGACTGCCTCTCGATTGTGTGGGAAGTGAGTGGGGGATGTTGTGCCGGAAAATATCGATAATCGCGGAGTGTCGCCACAGAATTCGACGTTCACGACGACCACTCGTTACAACCGTACACACAGGCGGACTCCGCACCTCCCGTTCGTTGGGCACTGGGGTGCATTCGGATGCGCGCTATCACACATCGGCACCGGTGTCTGCACCGGCGGCATACCCGACAACACTGCCCGTCTCTTGCCACCCAGCATGTGACAGTATAACTTGCATGAAACGACTAAAGGACACCCATGAGCAATCCAGCAACATTGCTGACACAGGATGATCAAAAACGCATCGCCGAGGCGGTGAAGGCAGCGGAGAGCCGAACCTCCGGCGAAATCGTACCGTACATCGTAGGCCGGAGCGATCCCTATCCCGAGGCCCCATGGCGCGCGGGCACACTCGTCTCATTGCTGGTGCTGGGGGTGCTCGCAGGACTGTGGATGGGCACAAACCTGTGGCTGCCCTATGGTGTGGCCGAGGTCGCGCTGCTCACCATCGCGGGCTTCATACTCGGAGCCGGCCTCACGCTGCTCTTTCCCTCGCTCAAACTGCTTTTTGTGTCGTCGGCGGTCGTGAAACAGCGTGTGGATGAACGCGCCGGACTCGCCTTCCTCGACGAAGAGGTGTTCGCCACGCGCGACCGCACGGGAATCCTGATTTTCCTGTCGCTGCTCGAACACCGCGTGCGCATACTCGGCGACAGCGGCATCAATGCGAAAGTCAAGCAGGAGGAATGGGATGGCATAGTGGCCGACATGGTGGCGGGCATGAAGCGCGGCGCACCTGGCGAGGCGCTTGTCGGCGCGATCGGACGCTGCGGCGAACTGCTCGCGCGCATGGGGGTCGAGATCAGGCCCGACGACACAAACGAACTTGACAACGCCGTCCGTCTGCACACAAAATGAGACGCGCGCATCTTTTTTTCTCGCTGACGGTCGCATGTCTGCTGATCGCCCTTGCGGCCGCGCGTGCACTCGACGTGCCGTACCTGGGCGGTCGCATCAATGATCTGGCGCACATCCTGTCGACAGGCACCATCGAGGAAATCGAACGCCTGCTGAAGGCGCATGAGGACAGCACGGGGAATCAGTTCGCCGTGTTGACCATCACAACCCTCGAGGGAGAATCTCTCGAGGAGTATGCCCTCCGCGTCGCCGAGACATGGAAACTCGGCAAAAAAGGCTCGGACAACGGCGCCCTGCTTCTCATCGCAAAGGACGACCGAAAGCTGCGCATCGAAGTGGGCTACGGCCTCGAGGCCTCGCTCACGGATGCCGTCTGTTCTTTCATCATAAACGAGAAAATCACGCCGGAATTCAAGAACGGGAATTTCGACGCGGGCGTGCTTGAAGGCGTGCGCGCGATGATCGCCGCAGCCGACGGCACACTCGACACAAGCACGGCTTCTTCGTCCGCCGATGGTTTCGACACGACAGGCATGATCTTCTTCCTCGTGTTTTGGATGGGCATCGTCGGCGTCTTCACCTTCCTCGGCATTTTCTCGAAGGGCTGCACGTCGTGGTTCATGTACGCGTTTCTGATTCCGTTCTGGGCAGCTCCCGCGCTCATCCTCCTCGACTCGCCCGTATCGTTCCTCGGACCGGTCTTCTTCCTTGTATACATCATCGGCTTCCCGCTTTTAAAGCTGCTCGCGCCAAAAACCGAGTGGGGCAGATACCTTACAACCAAGGTCACGACCTCACGCAGCAGCGGCGGGTGGATGAGTTCCTCCTCCTCCGGAGGCGGCTGGTCCAGCGGCGGCAGTTCGTTCTCAGGCGGCGGTGGATCTTTCGGCGGCGGCGGCTCGTCGGGAAGCTGGTAAATGGACGTTTCCACGTTACACGTGTCCACGTTTCACG from Ignavibacteriota bacterium carries:
- a CDS encoding TPM domain-containing protein, with amino-acid sequence MRRAHLFFSLTVACLLIALAAARALDVPYLGGRINDLAHILSTGTIEEIERLLKAHEDSTGNQFAVLTITTLEGESLEEYALRVAETWKLGKKGSDNGALLLIAKDDRKLRIEVGYGLEASLTDAVCSFIINEKITPEFKNGNFDAGVLEGVRAMIAAADGTLDTSTASSSADGFDTTGMIFFLVFWMGIVGVFTFLGIFSKGCTSWFMYAFLIPFWAAPALILLDSPVSFLGPVFFLVYIIGFPLLKLLAPKTEWGRYLTTKVTTSRSSGGWMSSSSSGGGWSSGGSSFSGGGGSFGGGGSSGSW
- a CDS encoding caspase family protein encodes the protein MRRFLRIIGLFVLLSTFSAAQDDRVSMYLEEGKSGAVWDVAMSPDGKVIYSCGRDSTVKMWSTVNGECLRTMRAERATLNTALALSTDGSVLAVGDMNGRITVYDAVSGNRRVEFHAGYSYVTDLCFMPDGRGIAVSGRNDSIAVYDTDGRRRFASAAGSVWVTGIAVSRDGALLASAGQDGTVRLWNAQSGAAVALLGRHSRFARCVEFTPDNTTLLSGGRDRIVRAWDVRKRAPMQYFETGIGFPHHLSFDRSGKTVAVSMMDGLVEVWDWQKSLRVRAVPESYGAMASVFEPKKGERLTTAHIDGAVKTWRVKDAAQLVSMVGFSDGQWLSFTPDGYYDCSVFGDRYVQWRRGEELFPLERYEALYKKPSVIEDALAGTYAPEARLARVIDPPTLELLSPRHQQLFAFGSEKMEIVVEFRARDKKKIESAQLRLNGRPVADENLVSSETLTRSETELVRRVRLEVLPGINVIEAVAYNAARVHSKPAQAVIKVETADQQRANLFVLSVGVDQYGGAFPDLTYAALDANMFAQKLAAQEGKEYTRVYSKVLLNKDASRKGVLDAIAQFPPMRSNDMLVLFFSGHGVRARNTKGGTEYFFVTAGAARKTVARDGLSWEDVARQIMRLRAGRVVMLLDACHSGEVSSGASNDKVAGALANKVGIILASSSGNEYSFENREWGHGAFTKALIDGLSGNADFTKNNIIDWSELQLYVTTTVKELTRGAQTPMIPRLEEFANFNVARVR